Proteins from one Ahaetulla prasina isolate Xishuangbanna chromosome 2, ASM2864084v1, whole genome shotgun sequence genomic window:
- the LOC131192529 gene encoding basic salivary proline-rich protein 3-like gives MNCKSHPGTMPLLFALILSFHLQGIASRCVDTVFGEDLQPLPPGVERCSFPSGILKPDISPPGMGGNSIEGGDSRIVGGRPSAPRPYGGGSSAPHSQEDNPFQFGRPSRPWQPGNPMGPTFGDHGQDGGPRPYEPWGATQHDGGTPEKSPSGFIIRHNTPNGHPRPAWKEPGIPYIPTPKEWGGTYVPASKAPPKARPNAPYGTPYGGGAGSHASGQLYDGESIASGPRGRDDGSYGPIPEALQPWEEQGRGNQPPTNPCVPKC, from the exons ATGAACTGCAAGTCCCATCCTGGCACGATGCCACTGCTCTTTGCTTTAATCCTGAGTTTCCATTTGCAAG GCATAGCCTCCAGATGTGTTGACACAGTCTTTGGGGAAGACCTTCAGCCGctgcccccaggagtggagaggtgCTCTTTCCCAAGCGGGATTCTCAAACCGGACATCTCACCACCTGGAATGGGAGGCAACAGcattgaagggggagactctcggATAGTGGGTGGCAGGCCTTCCGCACCTCGACCTTATGGAGGAGGCTCTTCtgcaccccattcccaagaagaCAACCCCTTTCAGTTTGGCAGGCCAAGTAGACCTTGGCAGCCTGGCAACCCCATGGGGCCTACCTTTGGAGATCATGGTCAGGACGGCGGACCAAGACCATACGAACCTTGGGGTGCTACACAACATGATGGCGGCACTCCTGAAAAGTCACCTTCTGGCTTTATCATCAGACACAACACTCCTAATGGCCACCCACGGCCAGCATGGAAGGAACCTGGTATCCCTTACATCCCAACCCCTAAGGAATGGGGAGGAACCTATGTCCCAGCTTCAAAGGCACCCCCTAAGGCTAGGCCCAATGCACCATATGGCACTCCATATGGTGGTGGCGCAGGTTCCCATGCTTCAGGCCAACTCTATGATGGGGAATCCATTGCATCTGGCCCAAGGGGGAGAGATGATGGCAGTTATGGCCCCATACCTGAGGCTTTGCAGCCATGGGAAGAACAGGGGAGGGGCAATCAGCCTCCTACAAACCCTTGTGTTCCAAAGTGTTAA
- the NRM gene encoding nurim codes for MAALQFLLMIPALGNFLFTFGTGVELIRFISFRAVFLQLPAGAASPPHGTGVNPDDTSNPQWNTALRDPKILHSLTVDVGLIVLFILQHSLMASDRVKHWTCSCFGVLQRTVYVFCTGLSLQLLMRYWQPVQDGPMLWNTNTEPWTTWVPLICFILHFISWLIIFSIILIFDYAELMGVKQVYYYCLGMGDPLVMKSSRALRLYAHLRHPLYVEFLLILWAVPCLSLDRLLLASLFTVYLTCAHSLDEQDYLYLRAQLDKKFQIFSREEAAYGGLLAQNGPSDYKDN; via the exons ATGGCTGCTTTGCAGTTCCTGCTGATGATCCCGGCCTTGGGCAATTTCCTTTTCACCTTCGGGACTGGCGTGGAGCTGATCCGTTTTATTTCCTTCCGTGCCGTCTTTTTGCAGCTTCCCGCGGGGGCTGCGTCTCCTCCCCACGGAACCGGCGTGAATCCAG ATGACACCTCAAATCCTCAGTGGAACACTGCCCTAAGGGATCCCAAGATTCTGCACTCACTCACAGTGGATGTGGGCCTGATCGTCCTTTTTATCCTGCAACACAGCCTGATGGCTTCTGATCGGGTCAAACACTGGACCTGCAGCTGCTTTGGGGTCTTGCAGAGAACAGTCTATGTTTTTTGCACAGGCTTATCCCTTCAG TTGCTGATGAGGTATTGGCAGCCAGTACAGGATGGTCCTATGCTGTGGAACACAAACACTGAGCCATGGACCACTTGGGTTCCACTCATCTGCTTTATCCTCCATTTCATCTCCTGGCTAATCATCTTTAGCATCATTCTCATCTTCGATTATGCAGAACTGATGGGAGTCAAGCAG GTTTATTACTACTGTTTGGGCATGGGAGACCCTTTGGTTATGAAGTCTTCACGGGCCCTCCGTCTCTACGCCCACCTTCGTCATCCATTGTACGTGGAATTCCTCCTTATCCTCTGGGCTGTTCCCTGCCTCTCCCTTGACCGCCTGCTTCTGGCCTCCCTCTTCACGGTCTATCTTACCTGTGCTCACAGCCTGGATGAACAGGATTACCTCTACCTCCGTGCTCAGCTGGATAAGAAGTTCCAAATCTTCTCCCGGGAAGAGGCAGCTTATGGGGGCTTGTTGGCTCAAAATGGCCCCTCAGACTACAAGGACAACTGA